The following are encoded in a window of Variovorax paradoxus genomic DNA:
- a CDS encoding potassium transporter Kup — translation MSAPKNISAGLIVGAIGVVYGDIGTSVLYAVKEVFGHGHVPFTVENVYGILSMFFWTLTVIVSIKYVVLVLRADNEGEGGLVAMLALASQAVTDKPRLRQLLLIVGIFGTSLFYGDGVITPAISVLSAVEGLEVVSPHFKHYVIPITLVVLFCLFAVQKRGTAGIGKFFGPITLAWFAAIAVLGVWQIAHHPEIIKALNPWFALKFIWDNPGTSFILLGAMVLCVTGAEALYADLGHFGKKPIRIAWFSVVMPALTLNYLGQGALLLENPEAVKNPFFMMAPEWALIPLVLLATLSTVIASQALITGAFSVTRQVIQLGYLPRLNIEHTSVRTAGQIYIPLVNWGLFVAIVLAVVMFRTSSSLAAAYGIAVTTDMLITTILTFFVIRYAWKLPLALCIGATAIFFVVDFLFFASNLLKLFEGGWFPLLIGGAVFTLMITWKEGRRLMGEAQHADAIDLKSFLGSVFMSPPARVDGTAVFLTAEPGVVPNALLHNLKHNKVLHEQNMFVTVRNHEVPWIPMDKRIEIDALGNHCWQVIVHYGFKNDIDLPRALDNARMRGCQLEPMTTSYFLSRDVVIPTLGSGMAPWREKLFAQMHHNASGAAAFLGLPNNAVVELGSKIEI, via the coding sequence GTGTCAGCCCCCAAAAACATCTCTGCCGGCCTCATCGTCGGCGCCATCGGCGTCGTCTACGGCGACATCGGCACCAGCGTTCTCTATGCGGTCAAGGAAGTCTTCGGTCACGGCCATGTGCCGTTCACCGTCGAGAACGTCTACGGCATCCTGTCGATGTTCTTCTGGACCCTCACGGTCATCGTGTCGATCAAGTACGTCGTGCTCGTGCTGCGCGCCGACAACGAAGGCGAGGGCGGCCTGGTCGCGATGCTCGCGCTGGCCTCCCAGGCCGTGACCGACAAGCCGAGGCTGCGCCAGCTGCTGCTGATCGTCGGCATCTTTGGCACTTCGCTCTTCTACGGCGACGGCGTGATCACGCCGGCCATCTCGGTGCTGTCGGCGGTCGAGGGCCTGGAGGTGGTGTCGCCGCACTTCAAGCACTACGTGATCCCGATCACGCTGGTCGTGCTGTTCTGCCTGTTCGCGGTGCAAAAGCGCGGCACGGCGGGCATCGGCAAGTTCTTCGGCCCGATCACGCTGGCCTGGTTCGCGGCCATCGCCGTGCTGGGCGTGTGGCAGATCGCGCACCACCCCGAGATCATCAAGGCGCTGAACCCCTGGTTCGCGCTGAAGTTCATCTGGGACAACCCCGGCACCAGCTTCATCCTGCTGGGCGCCATGGTGCTGTGCGTGACCGGCGCCGAAGCGCTGTACGCCGACCTGGGCCACTTCGGCAAGAAGCCGATCCGCATCGCGTGGTTCTCGGTCGTCATGCCGGCGCTTACGCTCAACTACCTGGGCCAGGGTGCGCTGCTGCTGGAGAACCCCGAGGCCGTGAAGAACCCGTTCTTCATGATGGCGCCTGAATGGGCGCTCATTCCGCTGGTGCTGCTGGCCACGCTGTCCACGGTGATCGCCTCGCAGGCGCTCATCACCGGCGCCTTCAGCGTCACGCGCCAGGTGATCCAGCTGGGCTACCTGCCGCGCCTGAACATCGAGCACACCAGCGTGCGCACGGCGGGGCAAATCTACATTCCGCTGGTCAACTGGGGCCTGTTCGTGGCCATCGTGCTGGCGGTCGTGATGTTCCGCACCTCGAGCAGCCTGGCCGCGGCCTACGGCATCGCGGTGACCACCGACATGCTGATCACCACGATCCTCACCTTCTTCGTGATCCGCTATGCGTGGAAGCTGCCGCTGGCGCTGTGCATCGGCGCGACCGCGATCTTCTTCGTCGTCGACTTCCTGTTCTTTGCCTCGAACCTGCTCAAGCTGTTCGAAGGCGGCTGGTTCCCGCTGCTGATCGGTGGTGCGGTGTTCACGCTGATGATCACCTGGAAGGAAGGCCGACGCCTCATGGGCGAGGCGCAGCACGCCGACGCGATCGACCTGAAGTCGTTCCTCGGCTCGGTGTTCATGAGCCCGCCCGCGCGCGTCGACGGCACGGCCGTGTTCCTCACGGCCGAACCGGGCGTGGTGCCCAACGCACTGCTGCACAACCTCAAGCACAACAAGGTGCTGCACGAGCAGAACATGTTCGTCACCGTGCGCAACCACGAGGTGCCCTGGATTCCGATGGACAAGCGTATCGAGATCGATGCACTGGGCAACCACTGCTGGCAGGTCATCGTGCATTACGGCTTCAAGAACGACATCGACCTGCCGCGCGCGCTCGACAACGCGCGCATGCGCGGCTGCCAGCTCGAGCCGATGACGACCAGCTACTTCCTCTCGCGCGACGTCGTGATCCCCACGCTCGGTAGCGGCATGGCGCCGTGGCGCGAGAAGCTGTTCGCGCAGATGCACCACAACGCGAGCGGTGCGGCGGCCTTCCTCGGCCTGCCGAACAACGCGGTCGTCGAACTCGGCTCCAAGATCGAAATCTGA
- the gshA gene encoding glutamate--cysteine ligase codes for MVPHLVTALTGPINELEQRVLDSTPAIERWFRLEWMEHTPPFYSAVDIRNAGFKLAPVDTNLFPGGWNNLTKEMLPLAVQAAQAAIEKICPEARNLLVIPENHSKNTFYLANIAQLVRIFHMAGLNVRIGSVDPAIKSPKKIELPNGETVTLEPVVRSKRRLGLKNFDPCTILLNNELSAGTPGILEDLHEQYLLPPLHAGWSVRRKSNHLHSYEELCKRFGKLLGIDPWLINPIYARAEGVDVAEGRGIDVLTSHVDAVLTKVRRKYKEYGINEKPFVVVKGGHSGSGSPGVVTVRDAKEVEALIGKSRTATSSPAKTSAGRDLREPTELIVQEGVLTNERVHNGVAEPVVYMMDRYVVGGFYRVHAERAADENLKQPGASYVPLAFSESAQLPQPGAKPGASAPNRFYMYGVVGRLAMVAASYEMEATDPDAEIYE; via the coding sequence ATGGTTCCGCATCTCGTCACTGCCCTGACCGGCCCGATCAACGAACTGGAGCAGCGGGTGCTCGACTCGACGCCCGCCATCGAGCGCTGGTTCCGCCTCGAGTGGATGGAGCACACGCCGCCGTTCTACAGCGCCGTCGACATCCGAAACGCGGGCTTCAAGCTCGCCCCGGTCGACACCAACCTGTTCCCCGGCGGCTGGAACAACCTCACCAAGGAAATGCTGCCGCTGGCGGTGCAGGCTGCGCAGGCGGCCATCGAGAAGATCTGTCCGGAGGCGCGCAACCTGCTCGTCATTCCTGAAAATCACTCGAAAAACACCTTTTATCTCGCCAACATCGCGCAACTGGTGCGCATCTTCCACATGGCGGGCCTCAATGTGCGCATCGGCTCCGTCGATCCGGCCATCAAGTCGCCCAAGAAGATCGAGTTGCCCAACGGCGAGACCGTGACGCTCGAACCGGTGGTGCGTTCCAAGCGCCGCCTGGGCCTGAAGAACTTCGATCCCTGCACAATTCTTCTGAACAACGAGCTTTCTGCAGGAACGCCGGGCATCCTCGAAGACCTGCACGAGCAATACCTGCTGCCGCCGCTGCACGCGGGCTGGTCGGTGCGCCGCAAGAGCAACCATTTGCACAGCTATGAAGAGCTGTGCAAGCGCTTCGGCAAGCTGCTGGGCATCGATCCGTGGCTCATCAACCCGATCTACGCGCGCGCCGAAGGCGTCGACGTGGCCGAGGGCCGCGGCATCGACGTGCTCACCAGCCATGTCGACGCGGTGCTCACCAAGGTGCGCCGCAAGTACAAGGAATACGGCATCAACGAGAAGCCGTTCGTGGTCGTCAAGGGCGGCCACAGCGGCAGCGGGAGCCCCGGCGTCGTGACCGTGCGCGACGCGAAAGAGGTCGAGGCGCTCATTGGCAAGTCGCGCACCGCCACCTCGTCGCCCGCCAAGACCAGCGCCGGGCGCGACCTGCGCGAGCCCACCGAGCTGATCGTGCAGGAAGGCGTGCTCACCAACGAGCGCGTGCACAACGGCGTGGCCGAGCCGGTGGTCTACATGATGGACCGCTACGTGGTGGGCGGCTTCTACCGCGTGCACGCCGAGCGCGCCGCCGACGAGAACCTCAAGCAGCCGGGCGCCAGCTACGTGCCGCTGGCTTTCTCGGAAAGCGCGCAGCTGCCGCAACCGGGCGCCAAGCCCGGCGCCAGCGCCCCCAATCGTTTTTACATGTATGGCGTGGTGGGCCGTCTGGCCATGGTCGCGGCCAGCTACGAGATGGAAGCGACCGATCCGGACGCCGAAATCTACGAATGA
- a CDS encoding glutamate-5-semialdehyde dehydrogenase, whose translation MNAFNVSEHMQTLGLQAKAAAFLMARADAATKNRALKALARRLREVGPELAAANQKDLERATAAGLSAPMVDRLKLTPKVLETVAEGCEQLAGMADVIGEIIGMKQQPSGIRVGQMRVPIGVFGMIYESRPNVTIEAASLAIKSGNAAILRGGSEAIESNKALALLVSEALAEAGLPVEAVQLVQTTDREAVGQLIAMPEFVDVIIPRGGKGLIERISRDAKVPVIKHLDGNCHVYVDDTAEFDMALRIVDNAKTQKYSPCNAAEGLLVSASVADHFLPEIAAVFAAKGVEMRCDPAAAAILRASEAHHPQAKVLDAVESDWSEEYLAAVISIKVVAGVDEAIAHINRYSSHHTDAIVTRDHINAQRFLREVDSASVMVNASTRFADGFEYGLGAEIGISTDKFHARGPVGIEGLTSLKYVVLGQGEVRS comes from the coding sequence ATGAACGCGTTCAACGTCAGCGAGCACATGCAGACCCTCGGTCTGCAAGCCAAAGCCGCTGCATTCCTCATGGCCCGTGCGGATGCAGCTACCAAAAACAGAGCACTGAAGGCGCTGGCCCGGCGCCTGCGCGAAGTCGGCCCCGAGCTGGCTGCTGCCAACCAGAAGGACCTGGAGCGCGCCACGGCCGCCGGCCTGTCGGCCCCGATGGTCGACCGGCTCAAGCTCACGCCCAAGGTCCTCGAAACCGTGGCCGAAGGCTGCGAGCAGCTGGCCGGCATGGCCGACGTGATCGGCGAAATCATCGGCATGAAGCAGCAGCCCAGCGGCATCCGCGTGGGCCAGATGCGCGTGCCGATCGGCGTCTTCGGCATGATCTACGAGAGCCGCCCCAACGTGACCATCGAGGCCGCGAGCCTCGCGATCAAGAGCGGCAATGCCGCCATCCTGCGCGGCGGCTCGGAAGCCATCGAGTCGAACAAGGCGCTGGCGCTGCTGGTGTCCGAGGCGCTGGCCGAAGCCGGCCTGCCGGTCGAGGCGGTGCAGCTGGTGCAGACCACCGACCGCGAAGCCGTGGGCCAGCTCATCGCCATGCCCGAATTCGTCGACGTGATCATTCCGCGCGGCGGCAAGGGCCTCATCGAGCGCATCAGCCGCGACGCCAAGGTGCCCGTCATCAAGCACCTGGACGGCAACTGCCACGTGTACGTGGACGACACGGCCGAGTTCGACATGGCGCTGCGCATCGTCGACAACGCCAAGACCCAGAAGTACAGCCCCTGCAACGCCGCCGAAGGCCTGCTGGTGTCGGCCTCGGTGGCCGACCACTTCCTGCCCGAGATCGCCGCCGTCTTCGCCGCCAAGGGCGTCGAAATGCGCTGCGACCCGGCCGCTGCCGCCATCCTGCGCGCCAGCGAGGCGCACCATCCGCAGGCCAAGGTGCTTGATGCGGTCGAGTCCGACTGGTCCGAGGAATACCTGGCCGCCGTCATCAGCATCAAGGTGGTGGCGGGCGTCGATGAGGCCATTGCGCACATCAACCGCTACTCGAGCCACCACACCGACGCCATCGTCACGCGCGACCACATCAATGCCCAGCGCTTCCTGCGCGAGGTCGATTCGGCCAGCGTGATGGTGAATGCGAGCACGCGCTTCGCAGACGGTTTCGAGTACGGGCTGGGCGCCGAAATCGGCATCAGCACCGACAAGTTCCATGCGCGCGGCCCGGTCGGCATCGAAGGCCTGACCTCGCTCAAGTACGTGGTGCTGGGGCAGGGCGAAGTCCGCAGCTAG
- the holA gene encoding DNA polymerase III subunit delta — protein sequence MQLASAQLGAHLQKGLKPLYTIHGDEPLLAQEAADAIRAAARAQGHTERSSYTVAGAHFDWSAVLAAGGSLSLFADKQIVEIRIPSGKPGKDGSVALQQLAEAAPGNDSTLTLVMLPRLDKATRTGAWFSALENNGVSLQVDPIERAALPQWIAQRLGLQNQRVMPGDEGQRTLQFFADRVEGNLLAAHQEIQKLALLHPAGELSWEQVEGAVNNVARYDVFKLSEAVLAGNPQRVARMLDGLQAEGEAEVLVHYTIAEDIRALKRVKDAMAAGRPLPMALRENRIWGPRERAFERVLPRLDDRMLTRLLRAAHLVDGICKGLKQPDWPASGWQALQRLALMLCRACSTASAPRRA from the coding sequence ATGCAACTTGCCAGTGCCCAGCTCGGCGCCCACCTGCAAAAGGGCCTGAAGCCGCTTTACACGATCCACGGCGATGAGCCGTTGCTCGCGCAGGAGGCGGCCGACGCCATCCGCGCCGCCGCGCGCGCCCAGGGCCACACCGAGCGCAGCTCGTACACCGTGGCTGGCGCGCACTTCGATTGGAGCGCGGTGCTCGCGGCCGGAGGCTCGCTCTCGCTGTTCGCCGACAAGCAGATCGTCGAGATCCGCATTCCGTCGGGCAAGCCCGGCAAGGACGGCAGCGTCGCGCTGCAGCAGCTGGCCGAGGCCGCGCCCGGCAACGACAGCACGCTCACGCTGGTGATGCTGCCGCGCCTGGACAAGGCCACGCGCACCGGTGCGTGGTTCTCGGCGCTCGAGAACAACGGCGTGAGCCTCCAGGTCGACCCGATCGAGCGCGCCGCGCTGCCGCAATGGATCGCCCAGCGCCTCGGGCTGCAGAACCAGCGCGTGATGCCCGGCGACGAAGGGCAGCGCACGCTGCAGTTCTTTGCCGACCGCGTCGAAGGCAACCTGCTCGCCGCGCACCAGGAAATCCAGAAACTTGCACTGCTGCACCCGGCCGGCGAGCTGAGCTGGGAGCAGGTCGAGGGCGCCGTCAACAACGTGGCGCGCTACGACGTGTTCAAGCTCTCCGAGGCCGTGCTGGCCGGCAACCCGCAGCGCGTGGCGCGCATGCTCGACGGCCTGCAGGCCGAGGGCGAAGCCGAGGTGCTGGTGCACTACACGATCGCCGAGGACATCCGCGCCCTCAAGCGCGTGAAGGACGCCATGGCCGCCGGCCGCCCGCTGCCGATGGCGCTGCGCGAGAACCGCATCTGGGGCCCGCGCGAGCGCGCCTTCGAACGCGTGCTGCCGCGCCTGGACGACCGCATGCTGACCCGCCTGCTGCGCGCGGCCCACCTGGTCGACGGCATCTGCAAGGGCCTGAAGCAGCCCGACTGGCCCGCCAGCGGCTGGCAGGCGCTGCAGCGGCTGGCGCTGATGCTGTGCCGCGCCTGCAGCACGGCCTCGGCGCCACGCCGCGCCTGA
- the lptE gene encoding LPS assembly lipoprotein LptE, with translation MNIRNASQPRRGFLLGLGVAGASLVLSGCGFALRQAPTFAFKTLSLEGNTALINQLRRELRAAGNVRLVPKEEAGTADAVLVVLGEDRDRFVISTNSAGLVREVQLRLRARFSLRTPGGKELLAASEVSQTRDLSFNETNALAKESEADLLYRDMQADIAQQLMRRLAAVQSL, from the coding sequence ATGAACATTCGCAATGCCTCGCAGCCGCGCCGCGGCTTTCTCCTGGGCCTCGGCGTCGCAGGCGCTTCGCTGGTGCTGTCCGGCTGCGGCTTCGCACTGCGCCAGGCGCCGACCTTCGCGTTCAAGACGCTGTCGCTCGAAGGCAATACGGCGCTCATCAACCAGCTGCGGCGCGAGCTGCGCGCGGCCGGCAACGTGCGGCTGGTGCCCAAGGAAGAGGCGGGCACCGCCGACGCCGTGCTCGTCGTGCTGGGCGAGGACCGCGACCGGTTCGTCATCTCGACCAATTCCGCTGGTCTGGTGCGCGAGGTGCAATTGCGCCTGCGCGCCCGCTTCAGCCTGCGAACACCGGGCGGCAAGGAATTGCTGGCCGCCTCCGAGGTCTCGCAGACGCGCGACCTGAGCTTCAACGAAACCAATGCGCTGGCCAAGGAGAGCGAGGCCGATCTGCTGTACCGCGACATGCAGGCCGACATCGCGCAGCAGTTGATGCGCCGGCTGGCGGCGGTGCAGTCCCTGTAA
- the leuS gene encoding leucine--tRNA ligase, protein MNPSYKPSDVESAAQAQWRAADVYRVTEDTGRKKYYACSMLPYPSGKLHMGHVRNYTINDMLTRYLRMSGYNVLMPMGWDAFGLPAENAALKNGVPPAKWTYENIAYMKGQLQAMGLAIDWSREIATCDPSYYKWNQWLFLKMLEKGIAYRKTQVVNWDPVDQTVLANEQVIDGKGWRTGATVERREIPGYYLKISDYAEELLEHTQHKLPGWPERVKLMQENWIGKSEGLRFAFTHDIKDASGKLIQDGRMYVFTTRADTIMGVTFCAVAPEHPLAAHAATLDPKVAAFIEECKGGGTTEAELATQEKKGVPTGLTVTHPITDEQVPVWVGNYVLINYGDGAVMGVPAHDERDFAFANKYGIEIIQVVLVDDEPHFDYHKWQDWYGDKQRGVTINSDNFSGMTYKEAVAAVAHALGQKGLGELQTTWRLRDWGVSRQRYWGTPIPIIHCDEHGAVPVPEKDLPVVLPTDCVPDGSGNPLAKHEGFHAGVVCPVCGKAARRETDTMDTFVDSSWYFMRYCDPKNDQAMVAEGADYWMPMDQYIGGIEHAILHLLYARFWTKVMRDLGLVKADEPFAKLLTQGMVLNHIFYKRNEKGGKDYFPPLEVTAVLDAQGRITGGTLADGTKVEYGGVGKMGKSERNGVDPQDLIEKYGADTARLYTMFTAPPEATLEWNDAAVEGSYRFLRRVWNYGVAQADVAPVALAGQSFGKPAQALRREVHTVLRQIDYDYQRMQYNTVVSGTMKLLNALEGFKPDGSAGDAAAAREGFGILLRCLYPATPHIAHQLWQQLGYDKASGDLLDAPWPVVDVAALAQDEVELMLQVNGKLRGKLLVPAGASKDEIERLALACDDFVNFAEGAPPKRVIVVPGRLVNVVI, encoded by the coding sequence ATGAACCCCAGCTACAAACCCAGCGACGTCGAGTCCGCTGCCCAGGCGCAATGGCGCGCCGCCGATGTCTACCGTGTCACCGAGGACACGGGTCGCAAGAAGTACTACGCCTGTTCGATGCTGCCGTACCCCAGCGGCAAGCTGCACATGGGCCACGTGCGCAACTACACGATCAACGACATGCTCACGCGCTACCTGCGCATGAGCGGCTACAACGTGCTGATGCCCATGGGCTGGGACGCCTTCGGCCTGCCGGCCGAGAACGCGGCGCTCAAGAACGGCGTGCCGCCGGCCAAGTGGACCTACGAGAACATCGCCTACATGAAGGGCCAGCTCCAGGCCATGGGCCTGGCGATCGACTGGAGCCGCGAGATCGCCACCTGCGATCCGAGCTACTACAAGTGGAACCAGTGGCTGTTCCTGAAGATGCTCGAAAAGGGCATTGCCTACCGCAAGACCCAGGTCGTCAACTGGGACCCGGTCGACCAGACCGTGCTGGCCAACGAGCAGGTGATCGACGGCAAGGGCTGGCGCACCGGCGCCACCGTCGAGCGCCGCGAGATCCCCGGCTACTACCTGAAGATCAGCGACTACGCCGAAGAACTGCTCGAGCACACCCAGCACAAGCTGCCGGGCTGGCCCGAGCGCGTCAAGCTGATGCAGGAAAACTGGATCGGCAAGAGCGAGGGCCTGCGCTTCGCCTTCACGCATGACATCAAGGATGCGAGCGGCAAGCTCATCCAGGACGGCCGCATGTACGTGTTCACCACGCGTGCCGACACCATCATGGGCGTCACCTTCTGCGCCGTCGCGCCCGAGCATCCGCTGGCGGCGCACGCCGCCACGCTCGATCCGAAGGTCGCGGCCTTCATCGAGGAATGCAAGGGCGGCGGCACCACCGAAGCCGAGCTGGCCACGCAGGAGAAGAAGGGCGTGCCCACGGGCCTGACCGTGACGCACCCGATCACCGACGAACAGGTGCCGGTGTGGGTCGGCAACTACGTGCTCATCAACTACGGCGACGGCGCCGTGATGGGCGTGCCCGCGCACGACGAACGCGACTTTGCCTTCGCCAACAAGTACGGCATCGAGATCATCCAGGTCGTGCTGGTCGACGACGAACCGCACTTCGACTATCACAAGTGGCAGGACTGGTACGGCGACAAGCAGCGCGGCGTGACCATCAACTCCGACAACTTCAGCGGCATGACCTACAAGGAGGCCGTGGCCGCCGTGGCGCATGCGCTGGGCCAGAAGGGCCTGGGCGAGCTGCAGACCACCTGGCGCCTGCGCGACTGGGGCGTGAGCCGCCAGCGCTACTGGGGCACGCCGATCCCGATCATCCATTGCGACGAACACGGCGCGGTGCCGGTCCCCGAGAAGGACCTGCCCGTGGTGCTGCCGACCGACTGCGTGCCCGACGGCTCGGGCAACCCGCTGGCCAAGCACGAAGGCTTCCACGCCGGCGTGGTGTGCCCGGTGTGCGGCAAGGCCGCGCGGCGCGAGACCGACACGATGGACACCTTCGTCGATTCGTCGTGGTACTTCATGCGCTACTGCGACCCCAAGAACGACCAGGCCATGGTCGCCGAGGGCGCCGACTACTGGATGCCGATGGACCAGTACATCGGCGGCATCGAGCATGCGATTCTTCACCTGCTGTACGCGCGCTTCTGGACCAAGGTCATGCGCGACCTGGGCCTCGTGAAGGCCGACGAGCCCTTCGCCAAGCTGCTCACGCAGGGCATGGTGCTCAACCACATCTTCTACAAGCGCAACGAGAAGGGCGGCAAGGACTACTTCCCGCCGCTCGAAGTCACGGCGGTGCTCGACGCGCAGGGTCGCATCACCGGCGGCACGCTGGCCGACGGCACGAAGGTCGAGTACGGCGGCGTGGGCAAGATGGGCAAGAGCGAACGCAACGGCGTCGACCCGCAGGACCTCATCGAGAAGTACGGCGCCGACACCGCGCGCCTGTACACCATGTTCACCGCGCCGCCCGAAGCCACGCTCGAGTGGAACGACGCGGCCGTCGAAGGCAGCTACCGCTTCCTGCGCCGCGTGTGGAACTACGGCGTGGCCCAGGCCGACGTGGCGCCGGTGGCGCTCGCCGGCCAGAGCTTCGGCAAGCCCGCCCAGGCGTTGCGCCGCGAGGTGCACACCGTGCTGCGCCAGATCGACTACGACTACCAGCGCATGCAATACAACACCGTGGTGTCGGGCACGATGAAGCTGCTCAACGCGCTCGAAGGCTTCAAGCCCGACGGCAGCGCGGGCGACGCGGCCGCCGCGCGCGAGGGCTTCGGCATCCTGCTGCGCTGCCTGTACCCGGCCACGCCGCACATCGCGCACCAGCTCTGGCAACAGCTCGGCTACGACAAGGCATCGGGCGACCTGCTCGACGCGCCCTGGCCCGTGGTCGACGTGGCCGCACTGGCGCAGGACGAGGTCGAACTCATGCTGCAGGTCAACGGCAAGCTGCGCGGCAAGCTGCTCGTGCCCGCCGGTGCCTCGAAGGACGAGATCGAGCGTCTGGCGCTCGCCTGCGACGACTTCGTCAACTTCGCCGAAGGCGCGCCGCCCAAGCGCGTGATCGTGGTGCCCGGGCGCCTGGTCAACGTGGTCATCTGA
- a CDS encoding flavin-containing monooxygenase — protein sequence MTTDDPAFSPSAPSARPIGLAALERRLAQDLDYLGWPARAWVPPRQIAGEPVLDVAIIGGGQAGLAAAGALAQQGIRAVIFDRAPAGREGPWATTARMETLRSPKELTGPALGLPSLTFRAWFEAQFGTEAWAAMDKIPRLQWMDYLVWYRRVMGVDVRNDTAVTGLQPLPDTSAVRLDLRTPDGERRVLARRVVLATGRDGLGGPAVPAFVDGLPRARWAHSSDEMDYGRLKGLRVGVVGAGSSAMDSAATALEAGAHSVELLIRRPDLPRVNKGKGAGVPGLTQGHYDLPDELKWRIRHYINVLNVPPPHGSTLRVSRHANAFFNFGCPVLAVAPQGEALRVTTPKGDFAFDFLIVSTGFQVDWAARPEFAGIAAHIRTWKDRFTPAPGDEDRELTDSPDLGPAFEFQENAPGACPGLDRIHCFCYPAALSHGTVSGDIPAISDGARRLASGLASLFYREDAAHHWANLQAYSEPELFGDEWTPAPPPQERA from the coding sequence ATGACCACCGACGACCCCGCTTTCTCCCCCTCCGCTCCTTCCGCCCGACCCATCGGCCTCGCCGCGCTCGAACGCCGGCTCGCCCAGGACCTTGACTACCTCGGCTGGCCCGCCCGCGCCTGGGTGCCGCCGCGCCAGATCGCCGGCGAGCCCGTGCTCGACGTGGCCATCATCGGCGGCGGCCAGGCCGGGCTGGCCGCGGCAGGCGCGCTGGCGCAGCAGGGCATCCGAGCCGTGATCTTCGACCGCGCGCCGGCCGGCCGCGAAGGCCCCTGGGCCACCACGGCGCGCATGGAAACCCTGCGCTCGCCCAAGGAACTCACGGGCCCTGCGCTGGGGCTGCCCTCGCTGACCTTCCGTGCCTGGTTCGAGGCCCAGTTCGGCACCGAGGCCTGGGCCGCGATGGACAAGATCCCGCGCCTGCAGTGGATGGACTACCTGGTCTGGTACCGCCGCGTGATGGGCGTGGACGTGCGCAACGACACCGCCGTCACCGGCCTGCAGCCGCTGCCCGACACCAGCGCCGTGCGCCTGGACCTGCGCACGCCCGACGGCGAACGCCGCGTGCTGGCGCGCCGCGTCGTGCTGGCCACCGGCCGCGACGGCCTCGGCGGTCCGGCCGTGCCCGCGTTCGTGGACGGCCTGCCGCGCGCCAGGTGGGCGCATTCGTCCGACGAGATGGACTACGGCCGCCTCAAGGGCCTGCGCGTGGGCGTGGTCGGCGCGGGCTCCTCGGCCATGGACAGTGCCGCCACGGCGCTCGAGGCCGGCGCGCACAGCGTCGAGCTGCTGATCCGCCGGCCCGACCTGCCGCGCGTCAACAAGGGCAAGGGCGCCGGCGTGCCGGGGCTCACGCAGGGGCATTACGACCTGCCCGACGAACTCAAATGGCGCATCCGCCACTACATCAACGTGCTGAACGTGCCGCCGCCGCACGGCAGCACGCTGCGGGTGTCGCGGCATGCCAACGCCTTTTTCAACTTCGGTTGCCCCGTCCTGGCCGTGGCGCCGCAGGGCGAGGCGCTGCGCGTGACCACGCCCAAGGGCGACTTCGCATTCGACTTCCTGATCGTGTCGACCGGTTTCCAGGTCGACTGGGCCGCCCGCCCCGAATTCGCGGGCATTGCCGCCCACATTCGCACCTGGAAAGATCGTTTCACGCCCGCGCCCGGTGACGAAGACCGCGAACTGACCGATTCGCCCGACCTCGGGCCGGCCTTCGAATTCCAGGAAAACGCGCCCGGCGCCTGCCCGGGGCTGGATCGCATCCACTGCTTCTGCTACCCGGCGGCGCTGTCGCACGGCACGGTGTCGGGCGACATTCCGGCCATCAGCGACGGCGCGCGGCGCCTGGCGTCGGGGCTGGCCAGCCTGTTCTACCGGGAAGATGCGGCCCACCACTGGGCGAACCTGCAGGCCTACAGCGAGCCGGAACTGTTCGGCGACGAGTGGACGCCCGCCCCGCCGCCGCAGGAAAGGGCCTGA